The following are encoded in a window of Artemia franciscana chromosome 5, ASM3288406v1, whole genome shotgun sequence genomic DNA:
- the LOC136027514 gene encoding zinc finger protein OZF-like isoform X1, producing the protein MDTTNLSDGPVVKQEVGGTYSNDNEEFFRSINQILSPKHDEDLLEVLLSIPEQLEPDLDPFKQDSHINRNKDTALTSLFENDPSSQKWRTQCVPGFTSVYVKQEIESDCEPESGSTIHEFAENDVRENEKVEERPKSFKCDACEKSFVSCYSLSKHRRTHTGEKPFECYICTKTFSQKSRLSDHHRIHTREKPFECEVCGRKFNTSSILSRHRRVVHAGEKPFVCNVCEKSFSSNHNLTRHQRTHTGEKPFNCDLCDRCFISSRDLSIHRRFHTGESPYECEICEKSFTTNQSLSIHQRTHTGEKPFECDVCEKSFVSKQSLSMHQRLHTGQKPFQCDICKKSFPSSSNLSKHRRSHTGEKPFECGICGKSFTSGHILSIHRRIHTGEKPFECEVCGKSFTSNQNLSMHQRTHTGEKPYKCDICEKKFMRSSSLYTHRKIHAGHKTFPK; encoded by the exons ATGGATACAACTAACCTCTCTGATGGTCCTGTTGTTAAGCAAG aagTTGGAGGAACATATTCAAATGACAATGAAGAGTTTTTTAGAAGTATAAACCAAATTTTATCACCAAAACACGATGAAGATCTTCTGGAGGTTTTACTTAGCATACCTGAACAGCTAGAACCTGATTTAGACCCTTTTAAACAGGATTCGCATATTAACCGGAATAAAG ATACTGCTCTTACATCATTGTTTGAGAATGATCCTTCTTCACAAAAATGGAGAACACAGTGCGTACCTGGTTTTACAAGTGTGTATGTTAAGCAAGAAATTGAATCAGACTGCGAACCTGAATCCGGAAGCACCATCCATGAATTTGCTGAAAATGATGTAAGAGAAAACGAGAAAGTGGAAGAAAGGCCAAAATCTTTCAAATGTGATGCTTGTGAGAAAAGTTTTGTTTCCTGTTACAGTTTATCTAAACACCgaagaactcatactggagaaaaaccttttgaatgttATATATGTACAAAAACATTTAGTCAAAAATCCCGATTATCTGATCATCATAGAATTCACACTAGAGAGAAGCCTTTTGAATGTGAAGTGTGTGGGAGAAAATTCAACACAAGCTCCATTTTATCGCGTCATCGAAGGGTTGTTCATGCTGGGGAAAAACCTTTCGTATGCAATGTTTGTGAGAAAAGCTTCTCTAGTAACCACAATTTAACCAGACAccaaagaactcatactggagaaaaaccttttaattgcGATTTATGCGACAGATGTTTTATTTCCAGTCGTGATTTATCTATACACCGAAGATTTCATACCGGGGAAAGTCCTTATGAGTGTGAAATATGTGAAAAAAGTTTCACTACTAATCAGAGTTTATCAATTCATCAAAGAACACACACTGGAGAGAAACCTTTTGAGTGTGATGTATGTGAAAAAAGCTTCGTTTCTAAACAGAGTTTATCCATGCATCAACGACTTCACACTGGACAAAAACCTTTCCAATGTGATATATGTAAGAAAAGCTTCCCTTCTAGTTCTAATTTATCGAAACACCGAAGAAGTCATACTGGTGAAAAACCATTCGAGTGTGGTATATGTGGAAAAAGTTTCACTTCCGGTCATATTTTATCTATACACCGAAGAattcatactggagaaaaacctttcgagTGTGAAGTTTGTGGAAAAAGCTTCACTTCTAATCAGAATTTATCTATGCACCAACGAACTCACACTGGGGAAAAACCCTACAAATGTGATATCTGTGAGAAAAAATTCATGAGAAGCTCTAGTTTATATACTCACCGTAAAATTCATGCTGGACATAAAACATTTCCAAAGTGA
- the LOC136027514 gene encoding zinc finger protein 239-like isoform X2: MDTTNLSDGPVVKQDTALTSLFENDPSSQKWRTQCVPGFTSVYVKQEIESDCEPESGSTIHEFAENDVRENEKVEERPKSFKCDACEKSFVSCYSLSKHRRTHTGEKPFECYICTKTFSQKSRLSDHHRIHTREKPFECEVCGRKFNTSSILSRHRRVVHAGEKPFVCNVCEKSFSSNHNLTRHQRTHTGEKPFNCDLCDRCFISSRDLSIHRRFHTGESPYECEICEKSFTTNQSLSIHQRTHTGEKPFECDVCEKSFVSKQSLSMHQRLHTGQKPFQCDICKKSFPSSSNLSKHRRSHTGEKPFECGICGKSFTSGHILSIHRRIHTGEKPFECEVCGKSFTSNQNLSMHQRTHTGEKPYKCDICEKKFMRSSSLYTHRKIHAGHKTFPK; the protein is encoded by the exons ATGGATACAACTAACCTCTCTGATGGTCCTGTTGTTAAGCAAG ATACTGCTCTTACATCATTGTTTGAGAATGATCCTTCTTCACAAAAATGGAGAACACAGTGCGTACCTGGTTTTACAAGTGTGTATGTTAAGCAAGAAATTGAATCAGACTGCGAACCTGAATCCGGAAGCACCATCCATGAATTTGCTGAAAATGATGTAAGAGAAAACGAGAAAGTGGAAGAAAGGCCAAAATCTTTCAAATGTGATGCTTGTGAGAAAAGTTTTGTTTCCTGTTACAGTTTATCTAAACACCgaagaactcatactggagaaaaaccttttgaatgttATATATGTACAAAAACATTTAGTCAAAAATCCCGATTATCTGATCATCATAGAATTCACACTAGAGAGAAGCCTTTTGAATGTGAAGTGTGTGGGAGAAAATTCAACACAAGCTCCATTTTATCGCGTCATCGAAGGGTTGTTCATGCTGGGGAAAAACCTTTCGTATGCAATGTTTGTGAGAAAAGCTTCTCTAGTAACCACAATTTAACCAGACAccaaagaactcatactggagaaaaaccttttaattgcGATTTATGCGACAGATGTTTTATTTCCAGTCGTGATTTATCTATACACCGAAGATTTCATACCGGGGAAAGTCCTTATGAGTGTGAAATATGTGAAAAAAGTTTCACTACTAATCAGAGTTTATCAATTCATCAAAGAACACACACTGGAGAGAAACCTTTTGAGTGTGATGTATGTGAAAAAAGCTTCGTTTCTAAACAGAGTTTATCCATGCATCAACGACTTCACACTGGACAAAAACCTTTCCAATGTGATATATGTAAGAAAAGCTTCCCTTCTAGTTCTAATTTATCGAAACACCGAAGAAGTCATACTGGTGAAAAACCATTCGAGTGTGGTATATGTGGAAAAAGTTTCACTTCCGGTCATATTTTATCTATACACCGAAGAattcatactggagaaaaacctttcgagTGTGAAGTTTGTGGAAAAAGCTTCACTTCTAATCAGAATTTATCTATGCACCAACGAACTCACACTGGGGAAAAACCCTACAAATGTGATATCTGTGAGAAAAAATTCATGAGAAGCTCTAGTTTATATACTCACCGTAAAATTCATGCTGGACATAAAACATTTCCAAAGTGA
- the LOC136027518 gene encoding zinc finger protein 239-like isoform X2, protein MADLITASKDSFIKNGPCKFEYDTQESERICSNNEGHFSPTVSGTHLQGNTSLGFSKDTSTSGFSNADASESEPFKFHVCDQSFSQARNLKTNQRMHTGEKSFKCDVCQKYFSKQSGLNRHQVVHTDEKPFKCDLCDKTFSLAATLNYHKRIHTGEKPFKCDVCDKTFSRMQDLSKHLRVHTGEKPFKCEVCDKTFSRGDTLNQHRRVHTGEKLFKCDVCDKTFSRAVNLKSHQRVHTGEKPYKCDSCKKCFSELGSLNRHKRIHTGEKPFKCDVCDKTFSQTGSLNQHQRVHKDEKRFKFDICDQAFSRNGNLTKHQIDHMSD, encoded by the exons ATGGCTGATCTCATCACGGCTTCTAAGGattctttcattaaaaatg GACCATGTAAATTTGAATATGATACCCAGGAATCAGAACGCATATGCTCTAACAATGAAG gtCACTTTTCACCAACCGTATCTGGAACACATTTGCAGGGAAATACGTCACTAGGTTTTTCAAAGGATACATCTACTAGTGGATTCTCAAATGCAGATGCATCAGAATCCGAACCGTTTAAGTTTCATGTTTGTGACCAAAGCTTTTCTCAAGCACGAAATTTGAAGACCAATCAAAGAATGCATACAGGTGAAAAATCGTTTAAATGTGATGTTtgtcaaaaatacttttctaaaCAGAGTGGTTTGAACAGGCACCAAGTAGTGCATACGGATGAGAAACCGTTTAAGTGTGATTTATGTGACAAGACATTTTCTCTCGCTGCAACTTTGAACTACCATAAAAGAATTCATACGGGTGAGAAACCATTTAAGTGTGATGTATGTGACAAGACGTTTTCTCGGATGCAGGACTTGAGCAAGCACCTAAGAGTACATACAGGAGAGAAACCGTTTAAGTGTGAGGTATGTGACAAGACCTTTTCTCGAGGAGACACTTTGAACCAGCACCGAAGAGTGCATACAggtgaaaaactttttaaatgtgatgtatgtgaCAAGACGTTTTCTCGCGCTGTTAATTTGAAGAGCCACCAAAGAGTGCATACAGGTGAGAAGCCGTATAAATGTGATTCATGTAAAAAATGCTTTTCAGAACTGGGTAGTCTGAACAGGCACAAAAGAATTCATAcgggtgagaaaccgtttaaatgtgatgtatgtgaCAAGACCTTTTCTCAAACAGGAAGTTTGAACCAACACCAAAGAGTGCATAAGGATGAAAAACGGTTTAAGTTTGATATATGTGACCAAGCCTTTTCTCGAAATGGAAATTTGACCAAGCACCAAATAGACCATATGAGTGACTAG
- the LOC136027518 gene encoding zinc finger protein 239-like isoform X1, whose amino-acid sequence MADLITASKDSFIKNEAEDALPGDIENPFHFPNHLLSPKHEDVPLLNLPTISGPCKFEYDTQESERICSNNEGHFSPTVSGTHLQGNTSLGFSKDTSTSGFSNADASESEPFKFHVCDQSFSQARNLKTNQRMHTGEKSFKCDVCQKYFSKQSGLNRHQVVHTDEKPFKCDLCDKTFSLAATLNYHKRIHTGEKPFKCDVCDKTFSRMQDLSKHLRVHTGEKPFKCEVCDKTFSRGDTLNQHRRVHTGEKLFKCDVCDKTFSRAVNLKSHQRVHTGEKPYKCDSCKKCFSELGSLNRHKRIHTGEKPFKCDVCDKTFSQTGSLNQHQRVHKDEKRFKFDICDQAFSRNGNLTKHQIDHMSD is encoded by the exons ATGGCTGATCTCATCACGGCTTCTAAGGattctttcattaaaaatg aaGCTGAAGATGCTTTACCAGGTGACATTGAGAACCCCTTTCACTTTCCAAACCATCTTTTGTCACCAAAACATGAAGATGTTCCCTTGCTTAATCTGCCTACCATTTCAGGACCATGTAAATTTGAATATGATACCCAGGAATCAGAACGCATATGCTCTAACAATGAAG gtCACTTTTCACCAACCGTATCTGGAACACATTTGCAGGGAAATACGTCACTAGGTTTTTCAAAGGATACATCTACTAGTGGATTCTCAAATGCAGATGCATCAGAATCCGAACCGTTTAAGTTTCATGTTTGTGACCAAAGCTTTTCTCAAGCACGAAATTTGAAGACCAATCAAAGAATGCATACAGGTGAAAAATCGTTTAAATGTGATGTTtgtcaaaaatacttttctaaaCAGAGTGGTTTGAACAGGCACCAAGTAGTGCATACGGATGAGAAACCGTTTAAGTGTGATTTATGTGACAAGACATTTTCTCTCGCTGCAACTTTGAACTACCATAAAAGAATTCATACGGGTGAGAAACCATTTAAGTGTGATGTATGTGACAAGACGTTTTCTCGGATGCAGGACTTGAGCAAGCACCTAAGAGTACATACAGGAGAGAAACCGTTTAAGTGTGAGGTATGTGACAAGACCTTTTCTCGAGGAGACACTTTGAACCAGCACCGAAGAGTGCATACAggtgaaaaactttttaaatgtgatgtatgtgaCAAGACGTTTTCTCGCGCTGTTAATTTGAAGAGCCACCAAAGAGTGCATACAGGTGAGAAGCCGTATAAATGTGATTCATGTAAAAAATGCTTTTCAGAACTGGGTAGTCTGAACAGGCACAAAAGAATTCATAcgggtgagaaaccgtttaaatgtgatgtatgtgaCAAGACCTTTTCTCAAACAGGAAGTTTGAACCAACACCAAAGAGTGCATAAGGATGAAAAACGGTTTAAGTTTGATATATGTGACCAAGCCTTTTCTCGAAATGGAAATTTGACCAAGCACCAAATAGACCATATGAGTGACTAG